TCCTTGTTTTCTACATGAACTAAGCCACAATTATAGTTCCCTGCATGCTTTAAGACACAAGAAATGGAAAACGGTTCAATTCAAACCCATTTCCACAATACTGGCTCACCTCGCGACACAGCCTGACCTTCTTACCAGAAGCAAACTTCAGTTTCCTTGAATGCTGTAGATCAACCGATCGATGTCAGGTCACTCGCATGAACTAACACCTTGTCGCAGGAATTCAGTTGCAAGCTCAGTGCTGTCACGCGTAGCTAATCTCAAAAAGTTAGTCGGACGTCCAGTCTGACGTGCACAAGCAATCGCAGAGGCATGTAGAATCTTAGCGCGTGCCAGGAGTTCGAAAAATACGTATGCGTTCTGTTGTGTCGTCATAGCTTACCGATATTCTGCAAAGCCAACGAATGATCGCAGGGTTTATTTTTTCTCCGCGGAAAACTTCTGTCGACCCTCTGACAGCCAATTCTTCGATGACCCCTCCTCCTTGAGTTTGGCTAACTGTTGTCTATCCCGCACACAATCCAGCTACGCACACCACCATTCCAGTACGTCAATGTTTTCTGCCCTTCAGCTCTACATGCAAGCGGTGTGAAAATCACCATGCAGCCGGCTCACACTTTCCCGTAGCCTGTCTTCCTCCCTTCCACAGGTCGACAAGCCCACGAGTTTGAAGAAGAAAATATCTGAAGCCCCACACGCTCCTTCACCCTTGCGGTGACGCTATCAACTAGCTTTCTGAAGGGAGGGGGTATAGAACTCGAGGAGAATCATGGGAAACGAAGTAACTGAGCGCTGCACGCGACGATAGGCTGTTTTGAGGGGCGTAATGGGGAAATAGATAAAAATATAGCCAAGTTCTACGTGGTTGGTGAAGTAATTTAGATAAAATGACAACAATGCTTTAAATAGTGTctgaaattaatttttttattttttatttttttacaaattgcCTACATTCTGCTGAAAGTTGTAGATGTCCAGGATGTTGTATCAGTATCAGGTAAATAAAGAATATTTTTCTATGAAGTGGATTCATTCAAGGAAAATACTCTGATGAAATTTCTACATAATGATCTTgaaatacgtttttttttttttttttacacacttCAGCGTAAAAACATCATAACATCAGTTCAGATGGTGTTGTACACCTACCCCACTAGTCAgtcacaggcagacacaggagATACTGTGGAATGTTTATTTCGAAATATAAAAGGTGGACGGACATTCAGCCAATACAAATAACACAGCACAGTTTCACAAAGCAAAAGATGACTAAACTGAGCTGAGAAGTCACACTGCCATAAGCTGCGAACAGTCCCTAAGTTTCCAGTGGTCAACATCATGGTGGATTCTGCTGGACATTTCTGCTCAAAAAGCAATTCCTTCCACAGACATGGGATTTAAAAACATAGGCTGCATTGGTgcttctcaatctggtccttggggacctccagacagtccacatttttgctccctctcagcccctagagcaaaaacgtggaccatttgggggtccccaaggacagaGTTGAGAAACACCTGTTGTAAATCACCTTCAATCCTTGATTTATACAACAAACATTCCTGGTTTGCAATAAGGAGCATTCATTTCAATGAAAGAACCAGAGCGCTAGATAAACGCAAATTAGGGAAATGCCACAATTTAGTCACAAATTCACAAGGCTACACAAAAACTACTCATGCCAACATAAAaaagacccacacacacaacaatGACAAGAGGACTAGTCTTGTAAGAGTTTGTTtgtacgtgtgtgtatgtgtgcgtttcTGTGGAATTGGGAACCCGGCCCCTCAGTTTGTCAGGCTGCCCTTTTTCCCCGTCCAAAGCTCCCGCAGCTCCACCTTGCAGCCCAGGTCACGCAAGGCGGCCCGCGCTACATCGCCGCAGTCGCGGTGCGAGGCCAGCGCCCGGGCCACGAGCTCCTCTGCCCCCATCTCCAGGATGGGCTGGCTGAAGCTCTGCGTGCGGCACACCAGGTTCCTCAGCAACATGCAGCACTGTTTCTGCAGGAGGTGCAGTTAGGGGGAAACACGTCAGTCTGCGTTAAGACACTGATCAGTAGGAACTGAGCTACTTCAAGAGTATAATTGTTTTCAATTCCATGTAGCAAATCGCAGGGCTACACCCTGGATATTTCCCATCCATCATAGTGCATATAACACACACTATACTAGACTTTGGCCAATTTACAGACGTCGGCAAGCCAAGCTGCATCTTTATGGcctgacatgaggagaacatgtaaactccacacacatttttaggtttttgattGCAGCCATAGATTTCTTTTATACATTTTAgtttcccttgtggggactgagaaAATGTCTCGACATCAAAAGAACAGGTTTTtaaatcacattgtggggacatatgcaatataatatatacataaccacacacacacacatacagcagagGTAAGATTTGAaaccacaaccctcctgtgagGAAAGCATACACCACGCTCAAATCCCAGACATTAAACCAAGTGACagattaacaacaacaaaaaggaAGGAGataacctggatgggatgccagtgcacaACAAGgggcacacatacagacacacacatacaaggtGAATTTAAATACATCTCATAactgcatgtgtttggactgtggaaggaaacaaacacataaaatttcattaaaaaaaaataatcatgctgacgaacacccccacccctgctGTGACACTCACCTGCACGTTACCCTCTTCTGGGTGAGTCTTCATGGCCTGCAGGCCAGCCAGGGCGCCGCCACAGTCCATGATCGCCTTGCAGTTGTTCGGCTTGCGTAGAGCAAGGACGCACAAGGCCGCTGAGCCCTGCTCACAGACCTGCAGGTGAGCGGCCAATCAGAAGAGCCAATAAAAGCCGCAGGAAATAAACCGCCAATAGCAGTGGCCGTCGAGTGATATCAAACCTGTGGGCACGACATGTGTCTGTTCATGGCTAGGACTATGAGCTGAGCTCCCCCGCCGTTCACGATGGCATCTTTCACGTCGTCATTTCCAGCTATGGCCCGAAGAGCACTAAGGACTTGCTTCACCAAATCCTGAGAAGATGGTTTAAAAGCTGAGATAATGCATCCATTACCAGGAGTCCTGGGTGCCACTTTAGTGTGTGCTCTACCAACGCAGCCCACATAATAACAATGTGACTTATACCTTCCCTTTGGCTTTATTCACATACGCACAATAAAATACACGTGTCAATGGAATGTATTTATCTATGTGCCACCCAGCGGTAGAGTGTGAAAGCCGACAGAGCACATGCAGTTCTGGGCCTTCTGATATTCTGTGGTGGTACTATCAGTCTATCCTCCACTCACCTGGTGATCCAGACTCTCTGCCAATAGGGTGAGCATAAATTCCAGCCCCCCCAGGTTAACGATGTCTTGGCAAAACTCATTCCTGACAGCCAGCCGGGACAGCGTGGCACACAGTTCACTAAGGACGGCGGTGTTTTGAGGGTGAGCTGGGAAACGATACCAACAAAATGCTTCAGTAACAGGACATTTATCTGGCTTTTGCTACAAATATCCCAGTAAATAACCCCTCCATACCATAACCCTATACCCAACCCTAAGTGATAACATATACCACAATTTCGGTAAATACTATTCTCCGCAGATGTCATGCGGATGTTGATTATTTTTGCATAACGGCACAGGTCATTCCCACAACCTAATAACAgttgtttattcatttgttgTAATGTTTTGCTGAACATGTTAATATAAAAGCCTGTCTAACTTTTTACAAACAAATCAGCAGTCATTCTTATcagcatcattttctttggtttTGAAAACCCAAGCGCCTGTCTGTTGACAGTTTCCACGGTAACCTAACAGATGCACTGCTTGCAGTGACTAGCCTGACCAGGTGGTCTATCCTTACAGGGCCTATATGTTTAAAAGATGAAACATCATTAAATGTTAATTGACgtaattctcttcagaaaagTAACGGTGCGATCATCGTGTTTTTTATTTAGTTAGCCGTGGTATAAACGGAATAAATCACTTTGAGGTGTGCAGGGTATATTACACCAAGATGTTGCCGATAATTTTCAAATAATCACACAGCCCGTCATGGTTTATCCCTTACATAATCACTGTCTTACCTTTGGCTGCTTCTATAATGATTTTCAGGCCATTATGTTCCACAACTATCATCTTAGCATGTTCGTGGGCATGGCCAAAAGGGACCCTGACATCATCGTCAAAGGTCATGACCCGCAAGGCAGCAGAGGCTTCCTTCACCAGCTCGGAATGGCTGCCATGCTCTGCCATGGTGCCTGTAAGTGACTTTAAAACTCCAGCCTTCGCTAGATCCTGCCGGTTCTGCTCGTGCTTCAGACAGCAGTGCCGCACCGTGCGCACAGCCAATCCCATCGCCGCTGGGTCCGCGTGACAGCGCCTCAGCACGCCCATCAGAAAGTCCTGCCCCTCAGCATCCAGGAGGTCAGGCTGTCCATCCATCAGCACAGACAGGGCCGAGAGGGCGGGTAACAGTGCATCTTGGTCCTTCTCGGCCTTTTTGCAGCATGCTAGGATTGCGGGGTACGCTCCTTTCTGGGCAGCCAGATGACGTTGGGCAAATCCCAGTTTGCATTGATCGGCGAAGAGCGTCAAATTACAACATACATTTTCAGATCCAGATGTGCTGGCTTCAATTTGAAGGGACTCTAGAGCCTATTAAGacaaaagtaaaacaaattatGTGGGAGATGATAGAATATATTAATATCGTTAACACCTTTAATTTTAGCTGAATAAATTCTGTTAAAAACATTCTTGCATAGAGAATGTCAAATGTCACTATGCGTTCCTACCTTAAGAATATCGTGCGTTTGATTCTCCTTATCCTGGTCAAACAGCGCAGTCGGCATTGCTTTTACAATATTGCTGAGATCCACGCCTGAAAACAAACGTTAATTTCATATCTTGTACCAACAATCATCCTGCATCATTATTATTGGTAACAAATTCCATTATGGTTTTAAATAATCACCTTGAGACTCGAACTGCTGAATGGCCTCATTCAGTGCTTCGTCCGGATCCATTTCAAATTCCTCAATGTTCTCCCTGACCACGGTATCGAAGGTCTCCTGGGTGATCCTGCGATTTTCCATCTCAAACGTCCGTGCCCCAAGCCAACTACAAAACAGTGATCGATTATATACTATTGCCCTTCAGAATACAACAAAAGCGAGTAAATCAATACGTcttaatactgataatgaaaaaaaatattattcatcaaatgtcagaaagcacattaccaaAATGCACAAAGATGTATCCGAGTGTATGTTACGCTGGTTAGAAGACCCTCGTGGTAAAATGTAGCATCGGCTATCCAGCACGTAACAAAAAATTGAAAAAGTCACTTGTTTTCCCCAGATAAATTTCTGAGTTCAGTTAACAATGAACCAGTCACTGCAACTTACCCACCACCCGCAACTGTCAACTGCAAACAAACGATATCCCTACCCGATACGCCGAATCCAGTACGCAACCGGCGTAAAATGACATTCTGAGCTATGTTTGCTCATCTGCCGTGGCGGTAATAGTGCATGAATGTCAATATGAAATGGTACCGGCTGCCTAACCAACTCGGGTGGTTTATGTAGCTGAACTCTAAGTTCCGCCAACTTAGTGCCTTATTTTCTAAGTTAAATCACTTAATCGTTCTCAATCCCAGTGTGGTGGTTGTGTATGTTTTACCACATGTTTCACTTTGGTAAAAggctgtttgtttattattcttaataagaacaaataaataaataataaactgtTTTGCAGTTAATTATTAGGCCCATCTGTGTTTTTTTGACATCTTGTTTTCATACTTCAGCTAGTATGAGGAAATAGAATACAAATTGGCTTCTTCTACTGCAGTCTGAACAAAGAGTTGAGATGCATATCTGACACAAAAATCATCAATAAAATAAGGTTTTGAGGCGTTTAAAGGCAAACCATTGAGCTGAAATAGTGCGGCATTATTCAAAGTGAAATGAAATACGGTAGAGATGTCGAGTGACCATATTTCATAAAAATGTAGTAATCATATATAACTCAAATATTCGATTAGCTGCAACGTTTTCGCCCTAGATATGGATGTTTTGAATTCATATTTAGGCGACGAGTTTTAAACTACATCTCCCAAAGAGCCATTCACCTCGGCTATCTTGTTATGTTCTCGTTGCATTAGCCGAAATCCTGCGGGGATGGAGTAAAGTGCTAAggcttgttgttgttgttgtcgtcGGCAAAATGGCGTCTGGCGGTGAGGCCCCGGAGTCATGGTACCTAGCTCTGCTCGGTTTTGCGGAGCATTTCCGCACCTCGAGTCCGCCCAAAATTCGTCTTTGCGtccactgtctccaagctgtcTTTCAGTTTAAGCCCCCGCAGCGGGTCGAGGCCCGGACTCACCTCCAGCTTGGTTCCGTACTGTATCACCATACCAAGAACAGCGAGCTTGCCCGGAACCATCTCGAAAAAGCGGTAGGGTACCGCCTGGGAAAGGCCGGGGATGTGACGGCTAGACGGGAAAAGTGTAGGCCGCGTCGGTGACAAGTAACCGGAGCAAGCAACTAACTAATCAAATAAACCGCCAAgtgttgtcttgtgtattttaaCTCCTTTTCCCGGCGTGTCACGTCTAGCATCTCCATTTTATCACGTTAATCATGTTCTGTGAATTTCTCTGTATCCCGAATTGGGCATGTAAGTTAATGACTCGTATAACTGTAGGACCATTGTCATAAATTATTCTGGTAACTAACTGTCTGCTCACTGTTACTATTGTCGCATCAAGTTTGACTTTGGACGAGGTGTTTCTGTTATttcaataacattttaattttgacaTTGCCCCTTAGGTTTGACATTTGCAATTAGCTCGGTGTGAAATAAGTTAGCAAGGCATTGCTGTAAGAAATTAAATAAGTTGGGCAGGAAACTTGCCTCGTTAGTTGAGCATCATTTAACAGCAGTATGAAGCTTCTTCATTGTGTTAATAtcaacacttttttttcttttacagtgGTTTATATCTCAGCAAATATCCTTTTCATTCAACGTTCCCATTGTAACTATGCGGTTGGTCAGCGACTTCTGATTATACTTTATTTTTTAGCATAACAGTTACGGATTGCAACTTGTTTAAATATTTGCACATCGTAATTAAAGCTGGTATACCTTCTGCATGAACAAAAGcagttaaatgtgtttttttagcATGAAGTATTCATGAGCTGTGAATTTCCTTAACCACAACATTAAGTCCCTCAGTTTGAAGATGTTAAATTTGAGGCTGCAAGTCTTCTTTCAGAACTCTATTGCCAACAGGTATGTTTTACGTGATATTTATTATGCTACCTGCTAATTGTCTCTGAGTAGATGCAGTTCCATGTAAATCTCAAACTTGCCATAGAAAAATACAGTTTAGAGCACAGGAAGAGAACTCTTTTACAAATGTTTACTTATGTATATATGTCTCATTTCATTGTTAGATTTTTCATACATACTATTTAAATTGtttcatatattaaaaaaaaaaaacatgcaggcCAGGGGTTTCCATAGGACTTGTCACATCCATAACACTAGTTCTTCCTTAATTTATTTCCAACATATTTTCAATCTACACTTCTTGTGTTAATCCAAGTATCTGTCATGTGAGACACTATGCTTTCCTCAGTTGTCTTTAAAATTCAGAGTTTGTAGAAAGTCTGTAGGTTTCTATCAAAGTCTGTAAGTTTGATGTCAAGTCCATAACACCGATAAAATGCTGTATATTTCTAAGAAgtaaattaatatattaatattcagGATTTAAGGATATTCAACCCAAGAGGTTACATGAAAAGAGATGCAGATTGACTCATTGGTATTAAGCTTGTTCATGCTCTGAAGTATTTTGTTTGCCCATCACATCCACAACGCTAGAACTTCCCTGCTGCCTTTCTTCACAAGGATCTTAAATAccacaatcttttttttttttttatcgaatTCAAATAACATAATGCGTGTAGtttaaaatttttgtttttaatttattgaaaatTTTGTTTCTCGTTGTCTGACTCAAAGAATCTTGTGGACTCTGCCAAACCTCTTCTACGCAAGGCCATCCAGATTTCCCAGCAGACTCCATACTGGCACTGTCGACTGCTGTTTCAGCTGGCTGTAAGTACCTATCTTAACCTTTCTCTTTGAGCGTTTTGGCCATTTGAGCTGCTGGATGTATTTGAGAAGTAGCTTGCTTAAATGGGCTTAAAGCCACATGGTCGTAGGAATTGCTCCTAAACCCACTATACTCCTGGCTAGTTTGATAACTAGACAATCTATTTTTGTCAGCAACTGCACACACTGGAGAAGGACCTGGTATCTGCCTGTGACCTGCTAGGGGTTGGGGCTGAGTACGCCAGGGTGGTCGGGTCTGAGTACACCAGGTATGACCGTTTGCAGATAATCATTAACTACTTTTACATtctactttatttatttaatacaagTTGTAGCTTAAGATAGATGGACTCCATTGATCCTGAAGGAAATTTAGGAAAGCCAATTATATACCTAAAAGGGAATTACACTTGTGTCTTGTACTCTTCTGTAATCaagatttaagcaatttattgtcATATGTGCCCTACACAGTGAAATTTGTATTTTGCTCTCTCCTGATGCTGCAAAATAGAAAAAGAGTAGCACAGTAGAGAGCATATAAAAGCTACATATTTAGCGTAGCtaaaaaactgttaaagtgaagaaataaaataaagctAGTTATAAAAtactaatatatataaaatattgttATTAGAATTGAATGTGCAGTGTTAAGTGGCTGGTCTGTCCAACATAAATTGTATATGAGAATGTACATGCGTACTGAATAATATGCATATTCCCTTACAAGTCGTATCCATCATATAAAAATGAGCTCTTAAAAAACCATCTGGAAATTTCTGTTTTAATTTTTGCTGAATGTATGTAGAAATATTTCTAGGCCTTGGCTGTCAGTTTGCCTGCTTGAAGCTGTACCGCTGTCTTTCGGGTATGGTTTGGGTACAGCTGTGTCAGTCGTGTTTTCCAAGTAAGATTTCCATGAGTCTTTGGGCCTATGAAAAGATCAAAATTTGCTTAAAATGCAGTGAGATGCTTACACCAACGTGTAGTGTGACTGAGTTTACGCATCTAGTaaattgaattaaaaaaaaaaaaggtttggtGCAGTAGCATAACAGAAAAGCAATTATGCATGCAGTAAATTTTCATGGAAAATCAGACAGAAGTGCCAGCAGTTTAATTCAGGACTTGTAAGACCTCTGCATTTctgtattattgttattattattggtggTCTAACTTCTAAAAACCGTAGAGCGAGGTAATGAAACTGCTGGGGTTGACCTTTGGCACTGAAAATGGATTATATGATTCTATGTGATGTGACAGGTAAGAGAGGTTCTGCAATTAGGGTTGGGCTGATATCTGTGTATTCTTTATTGATTATAGACACACAAAATATCCAAATTACTGATAATATCAGAGACACCAAGCAGAAAGTATTACAGTCTAACACAGGTCAAGCATGTGAATCCCCTCTTATTGTGGTTTACAGCTCATGATACATATGCGACTAACTGGTGATCTGCGTAAAACCTACTCGACATAACTGAGACACTCTTTTCACGTAGTATTTTCCGCAATTGAAACAGGAGCAGGAAATATTGCCCAAATAAACAGTGCAACCAACAGTGGTTATTATTGTATAACGAAAGTAAACGATGCCCAACAGAAATTCCAGAGCGTAATAATAACAACCATCATagttgtttgtgtgttttagtacACTCTCATTAATGAAATATATAGGCAAACCGCTATCGCCGTATGGGAGAGGAACTTAAACAGTAACCTGTTTATGCGTTTTTAGCGAGAAACGCAGGCATGTTTATTTGGGTAGGATTTGGCTGCGCGCGCAGTGGACATGCAGTGTGTGTCATCTTTTTGGCggctttttttttatcacagagCTGCAggtttttgtgtgtttgttttttgttttttaatgcaATTTGATCCGATGAAAATAGTGTTAGTTGTAGCTAACAATAAAAATTCTTTACATGCTTTTTCGTGTTATATCGATGTAGTTGGGACAAAATTTGATAAGGAAAAACTATTATATTAATTCGTATTATCGATGATCTACCCAACCCTAAGTGCAACTAAAACCTGCCTTTTGGTTACGTGGCTGACCAGcagttctgtgtttccttaCTTTGGCAAGTGTGGTAGATTGTTAGCCAGGGACGGTACTGATTCCTAGGGACAGTCACGCAGTAGTGCACTTCTGCTTACAGATTTCTTTGTATGAATCATAAAttcattgttcttttcatattaaaaaaTGTCTCTCTTTTCTCCCTTCTACAGAGCGCTGTTTCTTTTAAGTAAAGGAATGGTAAGTAATTTCAGTGGACTTGAGTAAGTATTTATTGGCTGAATCACAGTCATTGTGGGGAAAAATAGctattttttccccattgttTGGACGTTATGTGTGTGGATTGCTCGGTCGCCCCAGTTGTAGTGATGCAATACTGTTGCTATTCGCAATTGGTGCAGCTGCTGCTGATGGAGCGAAAGCTGCAGGAAGTGCACCCCCTGCTCACGCTGTGTGGCCAGATCGTGGAGAACTGGCAGGGGAACCCCATCCAGAAGGAGTCCCTGAGGGTTTTCTTCCTGGTGCTGCAGGTCACGCACTACCTGGATGCCGGTCAGGTGAGCGATTAGGGAGCATGTCTCTTCATCTAGGACGTAAAGTTaaaggaatggatggatgtgggtTAAAGTTGATGGCTAGATGGGTGCCTGGGTGGATAGGTGCATGACTCCTATGAATTTGTGATTGGTGGGCAGGAGCATCTGACTAGGTCATCGGCTTTCACAGGTTAAGAGCGTCaagccctgtctgaagcagctacAACAGTGTATCCAGACCATCTCCACTCTCCATGATGATGAGATTCTCCCTAGCAACCCAGCCGACCTCTTCCACTGGCTACCTAAGGAGCACATGTGTGTACTGGTCTATCTGGTAAGCTTTGGCCTGTTCTCCGTTATAGGCTGCAGGTGTCCAggctctctcacacactcactcactcacacactcactcactcacacactcacacacacacacacacacacacaccagtggcTTTTGTTTCTCATATGAAGTGTCCTGGTTATATCTGTACAACACCTGACCCATCCCATTGgataatgtaattactgacccCCTGCACTGGCAGCTTGATCACTGGAAACGTTTTGGGATTTAGTGCATCAGCAGCTATTAAATGTCATGACATTCTGGGGTAATTGTTAATTTACAGTTCCTCGGCACTAATCAGGTGAACCAGGTGGTGATTCACAGCTTACCTTAGGTGTGCTTTGTATgtgttgagtttttttttttgtgtgtgtgccttgcAGGTCACTGTGATGCACTCCATGCAGGCCGGGTATCTAGAGAAGGCACAGAAATACACAGACAAAGCGCTCATGCAGTTAGAGAAGCTGAAAAGTAAGTAAGATGGGAGAACTGAAGCTGGGCATTTTCATGTAAAGGTCCCTTTGATGTCACATCCATAATGCTGATAAAACACTCAGTATAATCCTGTTAGTGGACTCggttataacggaatatcgtctataacggacgagtTCAGCTGGTCCTGGCTGTGCGCCTTTACGAACATACAGAAAAATCATCGGATGTAACGGACTGGCATATAATGGAATTTTGCTTATATTGGACAAACGATTTGatccccagggccgctttttaGCTATAGTTTTGTTCACTATAACAGACGTGCAGGCTCTGCCTGCAAGGTGTGTGGCGTGCCAGTGATatccagctgtagttttgttcgccataacggacatgcaggctccgcctagaAGGCGTGTggtgtgc
This genomic interval from Brienomyrus brachyistius isolate T26 chromosome 21, BBRACH_0.4, whole genome shotgun sequence contains the following:
- the armc6 gene encoding armadillo repeat-containing protein 6 isoform X2 encodes the protein MENRRITQETFDTVVRENIEEFEMDPDEALNEAIQQFESQGVDLSNIVKAMPTALFDQDKENQTHDILKALESLQIEASTSGSENVCCNLTLFADQCKLGFAQRHLAAQKGAYPAILACCKKAEKDQDALLPALSALSVLMDGQPDLLDAEGQDFLMGVLRRCHADPAAMGLAVRTVRHCCLKHEQNRQDLAKAGVLKSLTGTMAEHGSHSELVKEASAALRVMTFDDDVRVPFGHAHEHAKMIVVEHNGLKIIIEAAKAHPQNTAVLSELCATLSRLAVRNEFCQDIVNLGGLEFMLTLLAESLDHQDLVKQVLSALRAIAGNDDVKDAIVNGGGAQLIVLAMNRHMSCPQVCEQGSAALCVLALRKPNNCKAIMDCGGALAGLQAMKTHPEEGNVQKQCCMLLRNLVCRTQSFSQPILEMGAEELVARALASHRDCGDVARAALRDLGCKVELRELWTGKKGSLTN
- the armc6 gene encoding armadillo repeat-containing protein 6 isoform X1, whose amino-acid sequence is MSKHSSECHFTPVAYWIRRIGWLGARTFEMENRRITQETFDTVVRENIEEFEMDPDEALNEAIQQFESQGVDLSNIVKAMPTALFDQDKENQTHDILKALESLQIEASTSGSENVCCNLTLFADQCKLGFAQRHLAAQKGAYPAILACCKKAEKDQDALLPALSALSVLMDGQPDLLDAEGQDFLMGVLRRCHADPAAMGLAVRTVRHCCLKHEQNRQDLAKAGVLKSLTGTMAEHGSHSELVKEASAALRVMTFDDDVRVPFGHAHEHAKMIVVEHNGLKIIIEAAKAHPQNTAVLSELCATLSRLAVRNEFCQDIVNLGGLEFMLTLLAESLDHQDLVKQVLSALRAIAGNDDVKDAIVNGGGAQLIVLAMNRHMSCPQVCEQGSAALCVLALRKPNNCKAIMDCGGALAGLQAMKTHPEEGNVQKQCCMLLRNLVCRTQSFSQPILEMGAEELVARALASHRDCGDVARAALRDLGCKVELRELWTGKKGSLTN
- the mau2 gene encoding MAU2 chromatid cohesion factor homolog yields the protein MASGGEAPESWYLALLGFAEHFRTSSPPKIRLCVHCLQAVFQFKPPQRVEARTHLQLGSVLYHHTKNSELARNHLEKAWFISQQVPQFEDVKFEAASLLSELYCQQNLVDSAKPLLRKAIQISQQTPYWHCRLLFQLAQLHTLEKDLVSACDLLGVGAEYARVVGSEYTRALFLLSKGMLLLMERKLQEVHPLLTLCGQIVENWQGNPIQKESLRVFFLVLQVTHYLDAGQVKSVKPCLKQLQQCIQTISTLHDDEILPSNPADLFHWLPKEHMCVLVYLVTVMHSMQAGYLEKAQKYTDKALMQLEKLKMLDCSPILSSFQVILLEHIIMCRLVTGHKATALQEISQVCQLCQQSPRLFSNHAAQLHTLLGLYCISVNCMDNAEAQFTTALQLTTHQELWTFIVTNLASVYIREGNRQQELYSLLERINPDRNFPVSSHCLRAAAFYIRGLLSFFQGRYSEAKRFLRETLKMSNAEDLNRLTACSLVLLGHIFYVLGNHRESNNMVVPAMQLASKIPDMSVQLWSSALLKDLNKACGNTMEAHEAAQMHQNFSQQLLQDHIAACSLPEHNLISWTDGPPPVQFQAQNGPTTSLANLL